Below is a window of Mycobacterium dioxanotrophicus DNA.
CGGGCGGCTCGCACGTCGACGGAGACCCGCTCAAGGAACGAATCGACTTCGTGCGGAACGCAGCTGGGTCACGCTTCGACGACTTAGAGCTCAACATCGCCATCACCGCGATGCCCGCGGCGGGATCCGAACTGCCCGACCTGAGCATGCCCCGCCGCTTCCTGCCCGACCTCACCGACGAGCAGTTGCTGCGCCATCCCGGCGTGCTGTCGGGGTCGATCAGCGCGATCGCCGACCGGTTACGGGAGCTGCGCGAAACCTACGGCATCAGCTACTTCATCGTGCAGGCCGCTCACGCCGAACAGTTCGCGAAGGTCATCCCTGAGCTGAGGTGAGTCGCCGGCGGATGCCGTACGCCAGTGCGCCGACGGCCAGGACCGCGAGCCCGGCCACGACGGACACCAGCGGCAAGGCGAACGCGATGACGACGCAGCCGAGCAGGCCGACGACCGGAATGAGCCGTGGCGGCCGTCCCTCTGTTCGTGTGAGCGTCCACGCGGAGGCATTGGCCACGGCGTAGTAGACCAGCACGGCGAACGACGAAAATCCGATCGCGCCGCGGATGTCGACCGCGGCGGCCAGGACCGCAACCACCACGCCGACGGCCAGTTCGGCCCGGTGCGGTACCCCGAACCGGGGATGCACGGCCGCGAGGGCACCGGGCAGATGACGGTCGCGGGCCATCGCCAACGTCGTGCGCGACACCCCCAGGATCAGCGCGAGCAGCGACCCCACGGCCGCCACCACCGCCCCGACCCGAACCACCGGCGTCAGCCACCCGGCACCGGCGACGTGCACGATCTCGGCCAGCGGCGCGGCCGACTGCGCCAGCCGGTGCGGCCCCAGCACACCCAGCGCGGCGACCGCGACGAGTGCGTAGACCACCAGCGTGATGCCCAACGCGGTCGGGATGGCCCGCGGGATGGTGCGGGCCGGGTCGCGTACCTCCTCACCCAGCGTCGCGATGCGGGCATAGCCGGCGAACGCGAAGAACAGCAGCCCCGCCGCCTGCAGGATGCCGGCCACCGAGCCGGTCGAGGGCGCCATCCCGGATACCTCGAAGTGCTTGCTGCCGAAGGCGGCTACCACCACCGCCGCGAGTACCGCCAAGACCACGGCCACTATCGCGCGCGTCAGCCATGCCGATTTCTGCACGCCCAGGTAGTTCACCGCGGTCAGCGCCACCACGGCGGCGACCGCCACCGCATGCGCGTGAGCGGGCCAGGCATAGAACCCCACCGTCAGCGCCATCGCGGCGCACGATGCGGTCTTGCCGACGACAAACCCCCAGCCGGCCAGATAACCCCAGAACGGGCCGAGACGCTGCCGTCCGTAGACGTACGTGCCTCCCGAGGCCGGATACAGCGCGGCCAGGCGTGCCGACGATGTGGCATTGCAGTACGCGACCACCGCGGCGACCGCGAGCCCGACCAACAATGCCGCCCCGGCCGCCCGTGCGGCGGGAGCCAACGCGACGAAGATACCGGCCCCGATCATCGAGCCGAGCCCGATCGTCACCGCGTCGAACACGCCCAGCTGCCGGCGCAGCCCCGCGGTTGCGGGCTTGGACCTATCGGACATTCACGATCCGGACGTGTACGGAGCCATTCATGGACACGTCTATACACCCCTCAGGAGAACAGCGGGAGCCGCCAGAGAGGTTGCCCGTGGTCGAGCATCCACAGCCGCCGAGCATTCACCCGCACCAAGCTCACGGATCCGGCGATGAGCACGAAGGCCAAGGCACCGCCCAGCACCGCCGTCACCACCGACGCGAACATGTCGCCGGGACCCGCCGTCGTGACGTCGAACCAGGCGTCGCACAGCAGCAGGATGCCCGTGGTGAAGGCCGGAAAAACCAGCACTTGACGGTGCATCCAGGTCAAGACAGCGGTCGCCGCCATGAAGAAGACCAGCACGCTGTCGAATCCCACCCACGTCAGCGGCCAATCCCGCACCGTGTAGTTCTCGGGCAATGTCACCGACAGGTAGACGATCCACGGGATCATGAAGATCGCGCCGCCGGTCATCAGGCCCAGATGCGCTTGTTTGAGCCTGGCCGGCAATCCGTGGGGTTGGAGCTCCTCGAGAGGACGTTCGAGGCGTTGAATCAGCTCGCGCCGCTGCGCCGCCGTCATCTCGGCGATCTGCGCGTCGGTCAGGATGTCATCTGTCCTAGCCATGTCATCTGTCATCGCCGTTGCCCGTTTGCCACTCAACCCATCCGGCTGGGCACCCGAACCGACGCCCAGTGCCCCCACACTAACCACCGGCGTCGTGGTCCATGCCGATATGCGCACAACCAGGCTTGTCACATGTAACGAGATCGCCTGCCGCAGAGCCGCTCTGGCACAGTGGGGACAAGCGTCGCGATGGCCGCTGTCCCGGAAGATGGGACTTTCGACTCTGTGGTCCCGGCCCCGATTGGGGCAGTGTGGACTGTGTCGGGTGGCTGCCGACTGGGTATACGAGGAGGGATCATGGAGACCTTCACGCTCAACGCCGGGACCTGGATCCGCCGGCTCGCGACCCACGGCCCGTTGGTCCGCACGAGCGATCGAATCGAGGCCGCTGTCGCGCTGCTTGTCCTGATCTTGGTGCTGTTCGCCGTGCCCGTCGCGGGCGCGCTGGGCACGACGGCCTATGACACTCGCGCGCACGAGTACGCCGCACAACGACTCACCAGCCACCGCGTCGACGCGATCACCACGGACGGCAGCTCACCGAGCAAGATGCGCTACCAAGACGCGTTCGTGACCCCGGTCCAGTGGCAGTTCGCGGGCAAGCAGCACATCGACACCATCCGGACCCCGGTGCGGTTGAAACCGGGCGACCACAAGCCCGTTTGGGTCGACGCCGCAGGTAATCGGACCGTCGCACCCCTCACCGACCGTGATGCCGCCATTGACGCCGTCAGCATTGCGATCGCGTCATGGATCGCGGTCGCGGGAGCCGGCGCGGCCGTGTTGGTCGTGGTGCACAGCCGGGTCAACCGGCGCCGCTACGCCGGGTGGGATCGTGAACTCGAGGACCTCGCCGACAACGGACGGACGAATCGCAGCTGAGCGGTCATGGCCGGTGCTCCGGCGATGCGCGTTTGCCCGCATCGAACAGCAAGTGGCACCGGCACTTCCGGCCATCCGCGACGTCATCGAGCGACTTGCTGTGCGTACCTATGTGCCGGCTGTGGATTTATGAGAAAGTTCCCCCGGAACTGGCGCAGGGAACCGCTCGTCGTAGAATTTTAGTTGCGCTTAGTACTTGCAGCGGGCCCCATGTCCCCGCCGCAAATCAACAGCCATTTCAAAATAGGAAATCGCGCGGTCGGGAGCGACGCGATGCGGCCATTTGGCCGTAGTTGAGGAGGTCGACATGTCGACTCTCAGTCCCCTGCCACTGCGGGAGGATGCCCTACCACCGGCCGAGCCGACACCGCGGTGGCGCAGACTGGTCCCCCGCTCGCGGAGAGGCAAAACCGCCGTGGCCGGCGGGGTGTCCGTGCTGCTCGTCGCAGGCCTGCTGGGCGCGAGCTACGAGACGTCACCCGGTGGAACGTTGTGGGGTGTCGAGAAGACGATTTTTCCCGGGCACGCGCAGGACGTTGCCCTCACCGCCGTCGTGAACGATCTCAAGAATGCCCAGGACATTCTCGGCAGCGGACAGCAGCCCACACCCGATCAGCTGACCCAGGCCCGGACGTATCTGAATCAGGCCAAGCAGGACTTGGACTATCTGTCGCCATCACCGCAGCGGACCAACCTGCAAAACCTCTATTTGCAACTGACGCAACAACTTCTGCAGTACACGCCCGACTCGGCGCAACAACTGCCCCCGCTCCCCGCCCCTCCTGCGGCACCTCAGGCCGCAGCCGATCCGGGCAGTCTGCCGCAGTCGGCCGATGTTGCACTGACCGGCGCGTCCGCGCCGACCTGGGGCTACCCGATCACCGATCAGTCAGGCAGCGTCGCGCCCGACGACTACGGCCCGCCGCCGCTCGGCGTCCCGGACGCCCCCGCAGCCGACTGGCCACAGCCTTACGCCCCTCCGCTCACCCCGAACCTTCAGGACCTGGGTTACTACGACCAGTCGTGGGGACCGCTCTACGGCTACGACCCCACCGATTGGTACAACTACAACCTCGGCGGCTATAACCAGTACGGCTACGACTTCCTCGGTTTCGACCGGTGGGGCTACGACCGCTGGGGCTACGACCGCTGGGGATATGACCGGTGGGGGTACAACTGGGCCGGCTACAACTGGGGCGGGTACGACCGCGACGGCTGGGACCGCGACGGCTGCAACGAATGGGGGCAACACCGCGGCCACCCCGGTGATCCGCGCGATGTGGACTGGTACAACCGTCACCACCCGTACGCGCAGTACTACCAGTGGCGGTTC
It encodes the following:
- a CDS encoding Rv1733c family protein, with product METFTLNAGTWIRRLATHGPLVRTSDRIEAAVALLVLILVLFAVPVAGALGTTAYDTRAHEYAAQRLTSHRVDAITTDGSSPSKMRYQDAFVTPVQWQFAGKQHIDTIRTPVRLKPGDHKPVWVDAAGNRTVAPLTDRDAAIDAVSIAIASWIAVAGAGAAVLVVVHSRVNRRRYAGWDRELEDLADNGRTNRS
- a CDS encoding APC family permease, with the translated sequence MSDRSKPATAGLRRQLGVFDAVTIGLGSMIGAGIFVALAPAARAAGAALLVGLAVAAVVAYCNATSSARLAALYPASGGTYVYGRQRLGPFWGYLAGWGFVVGKTASCAAMALTVGFYAWPAHAHAVAVAAVVALTAVNYLGVQKSAWLTRAIVAVVLAVLAAVVVAAFGSKHFEVSGMAPSTGSVAGILQAAGLLFFAFAGYARIATLGEEVRDPARTIPRAIPTALGITLVVYALVAVAALGVLGPHRLAQSAAPLAEIVHVAGAGWLTPVVRVGAVVAAVGSLLALILGVSRTTLAMARDRHLPGALAAVHPRFGVPHRAELAVGVVVAVLAAAVDIRGAIGFSSFAVLVYYAVANASAWTLTRTEGRPPRLIPVVGLLGCVVIAFALPLVSVVAGLAVLAVGALAYGIRRRLTSAQG